A portion of the Stigmatella aurantiaca DW4/3-1 genome contains these proteins:
- the ruvB gene encoding Holliday junction branch migration DNA helicase RuvB produces the protein MATKRKSDTLSEEVLGDDVRLEASLRPRTFEEYVGQDAVVEKLKVYVRAAGQRRDALDHCLFSGPPGLGKTSLAHIIASELGVGIHVTSGPALERKGDLAGLLTNLNERDVLFIDEIHRLNAAVEEYLYPAMEDFRLDITIDTGPAARAMKIDLPPFTLIGATTRTGLLTSPLRDRFQIQERLDYYEPKYLEMILNRSARILGVPLERDASKEISTRSRGTPRISNRLLRRLRDFAQVEGEGHITRELARVSLDRLGVDASGLDSMDRKILLTIIDKFGGGPVGVETIAASVGEQRDSIEDVYEPYLLQEGFLQRTPRGRMATHRAYGYFKRAPPPASPQGSLF, from the coding sequence ATGGCCACGAAGCGGAAATCCGACACGCTGTCGGAAGAGGTGCTGGGAGACGATGTCCGCTTGGAGGCCTCCTTGCGTCCCCGGACCTTCGAGGAGTACGTGGGCCAGGACGCCGTCGTCGAGAAGCTCAAGGTGTACGTCCGGGCCGCGGGCCAGCGCCGGGATGCGCTCGACCATTGCCTCTTCTCGGGTCCGCCTGGGCTGGGCAAGACGTCCCTGGCGCACATCATCGCTTCCGAGCTGGGGGTGGGCATTCACGTCACCAGCGGGCCCGCGCTCGAGCGCAAGGGAGATCTGGCCGGGCTGCTCACCAACCTCAACGAGCGCGACGTCCTCTTCATCGACGAGATCCACCGGCTCAACGCCGCCGTCGAGGAGTACCTCTATCCGGCGATGGAGGACTTCCGGCTGGACATCACCATTGACACGGGGCCCGCGGCGCGCGCGATGAAGATCGATCTGCCGCCCTTCACCCTCATCGGGGCCACCACCCGCACGGGCTTGCTGACCTCGCCCCTCCGGGACCGGTTCCAGATCCAGGAGCGCCTGGATTACTACGAGCCCAAGTACCTGGAGATGATTCTCAACCGCTCCGCGCGCATTCTCGGGGTTCCCCTGGAGCGCGATGCCAGCAAGGAGATCTCCACCCGCTCACGGGGCACCCCTCGAATCTCCAACCGGCTGCTGCGCCGGTTGCGTGACTTCGCCCAGGTGGAGGGGGAGGGGCACATCACCCGGGAGCTGGCCCGTGTCTCGCTGGACCGGTTGGGCGTGGATGCCAGTGGTTTAGACTCCATGGACCGGAAGATCCTCCTGACCATCATCGACAAGTTCGGGGGCGGTCCGGTGGGGGTGGAGACCATCGCCGCCAGTGTGGGCGAGCAGCGCGATTCCATCGAGGATGTGTACGAGCCTTACCTGCTCCAGGAGGGCTTCCTCCAGCGGACCCCCCGTGGACGCATGGCGACCCACCGGGCCTACGGTTATTTCAAGAGGGCTCCCCCTCCGGCCTCCCCGCAGGGGAGCCTCTTCTGA
- a CDS encoding DsbA family protein translates to MSLRPFRFVLSALVAASVLSGCNKQTSPATSATPSAAAGQCEPASDTVVATYKLDGAEQKVTYGELTSRIGPPMADLEKRKQDLIKRGLDGYIIEKLVQSEAKKRGLENEDALIKAEVESKVATPSDAEIQKIYDQAKAGNQLPPDVTLEQVKPEIVKMLSEQAKREHAQTLFTQLKEKADVQINLPEKRAEVAAIGPSKGPADAPITIVEFSDFQCPFCSKAIQNVDEVMKTYEGKVKLVFRHFPLSFHGDAPKAAEAAACAQDQNKFWEFHDKLFASQQNLKVDDLKKYATELGLDSARFNECLDSNKKAELVKKDMADGEKVGVTGTPAFFINGVALSGAVPASEFKTIIDAELKKKK, encoded by the coding sequence ATGTCCCTGCGCCCCTTCCGTTTCGTCCTGTCCGCCCTCGTTGCGGCCTCCGTCCTCTCCGGCTGCAACAAGCAGACTTCGCCGGCCACCTCCGCCACTCCGTCCGCCGCGGCGGGCCAGTGCGAGCCCGCTTCCGACACGGTCGTCGCGACCTACAAGTTGGATGGGGCCGAGCAGAAGGTGACCTACGGCGAGCTGACCTCGCGCATCGGTCCTCCCATGGCGGACCTCGAGAAGCGCAAGCAGGATCTGATCAAGCGCGGCCTCGATGGCTACATCATCGAGAAGCTCGTCCAGTCCGAGGCCAAGAAGCGCGGGCTCGAGAACGAGGACGCGCTCATCAAGGCCGAGGTGGAGTCGAAGGTCGCCACGCCGTCCGATGCGGAGATCCAGAAGATCTACGACCAGGCGAAGGCTGGCAATCAGCTGCCCCCGGACGTCACCCTGGAGCAGGTGAAGCCAGAGATCGTCAAGATGCTGAGCGAGCAGGCCAAGCGTGAGCACGCCCAGACCCTGTTCACCCAGCTGAAGGAAAAGGCAGACGTGCAGATCAACCTGCCCGAGAAGCGCGCCGAGGTGGCGGCCATCGGTCCCTCCAAGGGCCCTGCCGACGCCCCCATCACCATCGTGGAGTTCAGCGACTTCCAGTGCCCGTTCTGCAGCAAGGCCATCCAGAACGTGGACGAGGTGATGAAGACCTACGAGGGCAAGGTGAAGCTGGTGTTCCGCCACTTCCCGCTGAGCTTCCACGGGGATGCGCCCAAGGCCGCCGAGGCCGCCGCCTGCGCCCAGGATCAGAACAAGTTCTGGGAATTCCACGACAAGCTCTTCGCCAGCCAGCAGAACCTCAAGGTGGATGACCTGAAGAAGTACGCCACCGAGTTGGGCCTGGACTCCGCTCGCTTCAACGAGTGCCTGGACTCGAACAAGAAGGCGGAGCTCGTCAAGAAGGACATGGCCGATGGCGAGAAGGTGGGGGTCACGGGTACCCCAGCCTTCTTCATCAACGGCGTGGCCTTGTCGGGCGCAGTGCCCGCCTCTGAGTTCAAGACCATCATCGACGCGGAGTTGAAGAAGAAGAAGTAG
- the lpxC gene encoding UDP-3-O-acyl-N-acetylglucosamine deacetylase, with protein sequence MPSTDNQRTLGHSVSCQGVGLHSGVTVNLTLRPAPAHHGILFVRTDTPRPVLIPALSEYVVDTALATTLGKEGVKVSTVEHLLSALAGLGIDNVRVEVDGPEVPVMDGSAAHFVQMVMSAGIRELEEPRSYLVIKKSVTVTEGDKEATLSPSRRFRVSCSIDFKHPLISSQYYEMEMSDRSFSGEISRARTFGFLRDVEMLKKLGLARGGSLENAIVVDEASILNPEGLRFSDEFVRHKILDAIGDVSLFGRPIIGHLKVFKTGHALNHKLVQKVLADPSCYELVPLRRLESERSELRLPELPGGLELEPLLA encoded by the coding sequence ATGCCTTCCACCGACAACCAGCGCACTCTCGGCCATTCCGTCTCCTGCCAAGGCGTGGGGCTTCACTCGGGCGTCACGGTGAACCTGACCCTGCGGCCCGCCCCAGCCCACCACGGCATCCTCTTTGTCCGCACGGACACGCCCCGGCCGGTGCTCATCCCGGCGTTGTCCGAGTACGTGGTGGACACGGCGCTGGCCACCACCTTGGGCAAGGAGGGGGTGAAGGTGAGCACCGTGGAGCACCTGCTCTCGGCGCTGGCCGGGCTGGGCATCGACAATGTGCGCGTGGAGGTGGATGGCCCCGAGGTGCCCGTCATGGACGGCAGCGCCGCGCACTTCGTGCAGATGGTGATGAGCGCGGGCATCCGGGAGTTGGAGGAGCCGCGCAGCTACCTGGTCATCAAGAAGTCCGTCACCGTGACGGAAGGAGACAAGGAGGCCACGCTGTCCCCGTCGCGCCGCTTCCGCGTCAGCTGCTCCATCGACTTCAAGCACCCGCTCATCTCCAGCCAGTACTACGAGATGGAAATGAGCGACCGGAGCTTCTCCGGCGAAATCTCCCGCGCTCGCACCTTTGGCTTCCTGCGGGATGTGGAGATGCTCAAGAAGCTGGGGCTGGCCCGGGGCGGCTCGCTCGAGAACGCCATCGTCGTGGACGAGGCCTCCATCCTCAATCCGGAGGGCTTGCGCTTCTCGGATGAGTTCGTGCGGCACAAGATTCTCGACGCCATCGGGGATGTGTCCCTCTTCGGCAGGCCCATCATCGGCCACCTGAAGGTCTTCAAGACGGGTCACGCCCTCAACCACAAGCTGGTGCAGAAGGTGCTGGCGGACCCGAGTTGCTACGAACTCGTCCCACTCCGGCGGCTGGAGTCGGAGCGCTCGGAGCTGCGCCTTCCGGAGTTACCGGGGGGGCTGGAGCTGGAGCCTTTGCTCGCATAG
- a CDS encoding carbohydrate-binding protein: MTLNFKQGMASRWWLKMGLGGLLLSALACAPGEPTPEANASQEVGQSQLPLRLNAQGISAGSYTQVYVAGNANDANPSTYWEGAANAYPTWIRVDLGSASSVNQVVLKLPSAWGARTQTLSVQGSTDDVTYAQILAPATYTFSPSANTVTLNFAAVNARYVRLNFTANSGATGGQLSEFEVYGSAPPTANRSAFNQIAASSYDSQSGTQLEASSEGGQNVAFIDSGDSIAFNNVDFGGGATVFETRVASAGAGGNIEVRLDSVTGTLAGTCAVQPTGGWQTWATRSCPINSVSGVHNLYLRFTGSGTGGLFNVNWFKFSTAVASGGDVVGKLFAGYQGWFNAAGDGSPNNGWIHWSKNSSAPTPNSNVNFDLYPDLREYSKLYQTNLANLGNGQPAKLFSSYDPETVNKHFEWMRTYNIDGAALQRFGASESTSPDGWRTNRDSVAVKVKNAAEVYGRKFYVMYDITGMNPSTWVNAVKHDWTANIVNAMRLTSSSAYARQNGKLVVCIWGIGFTDRPGTAAEATDIINWFKGQGIYVIGGVPTYWRTGTNDSRTGFENVYRSLDMISPWFVGRFGGAEGADHYLANQWQPDYAYTQQYGIAYQAVIWPGFSWANLQGGPRNQIPRLHGDFMWRQAYNLKSVGISTGYVAMFDEYDEGTAIAKGAENSSMVPTNQYFLTLDADGVAVSSDFYLRLAGDINRLFKGQIPLTVNHPTSHQ, from the coding sequence GTGACTTTGAACTTCAAGCAGGGGATGGCAAGCCGTTGGTGGCTGAAGATGGGCTTGGGAGGGCTGTTGCTGAGCGCTCTGGCCTGTGCCCCCGGAGAGCCGACACCGGAGGCGAATGCCTCCCAGGAGGTGGGGCAGAGCCAGCTTCCGCTGAGACTCAACGCGCAGGGCATTTCGGCGGGCAGCTACACGCAAGTCTACGTCGCGGGAAATGCGAATGACGCAAACCCATCCACCTACTGGGAGGGGGCCGCCAACGCCTATCCCACTTGGATCCGGGTGGATCTGGGCAGCGCGAGCAGCGTCAATCAAGTGGTCCTCAAGCTGCCGTCCGCCTGGGGGGCCAGAACGCAGACCCTGTCCGTTCAAGGGAGCACGGACGATGTCACCTATGCGCAGATTCTCGCCCCCGCGACGTATACGTTCAGCCCGAGTGCCAATACCGTCACCTTGAACTTCGCGGCGGTTAACGCCCGGTACGTGAGGCTGAACTTCACGGCCAACTCGGGGGCGACGGGAGGACAGCTCTCCGAGTTCGAGGTGTATGGTTCCGCCCCCCCCACGGCCAACCGCTCCGCGTTCAACCAGATCGCGGCGTCGAGCTATGACAGCCAGTCGGGCACGCAGCTGGAGGCCTCCAGCGAAGGGGGACAGAACGTCGCCTTCATCGACAGTGGCGACTCCATCGCGTTCAACAACGTGGATTTCGGTGGCGGCGCGACGGTCTTCGAGACCCGGGTCGCCAGTGCGGGGGCCGGGGGAAACATCGAGGTCCGGCTCGACAGCGTGACCGGAACGCTCGCGGGGACCTGCGCGGTTCAGCCCACGGGTGGCTGGCAGACCTGGGCCACTCGCTCCTGCCCCATCAACAGCGTGAGTGGTGTGCACAACCTGTACCTGCGGTTCACCGGCAGTGGCACCGGGGGCCTCTTCAACGTGAACTGGTTCAAGTTCTCGACGGCGGTGGCCAGCGGAGGCGATGTCGTCGGCAAGCTGTTCGCGGGGTATCAGGGGTGGTTCAACGCGGCCGGGGACGGGTCTCCGAACAACGGCTGGATCCACTGGTCCAAGAACAGCAGCGCGCCCACGCCCAACTCCAACGTCAACTTCGATCTCTATCCGGACCTCCGGGAGTACTCGAAGCTGTATCAGACCAACCTGGCAAATCTGGGCAATGGACAGCCCGCCAAGCTCTTCTCGTCCTATGATCCGGAGACCGTCAACAAGCACTTCGAGTGGATGCGGACCTACAACATCGATGGGGCCGCGCTGCAGCGCTTCGGTGCCAGCGAGAGCACCTCGCCGGATGGCTGGAGGACCAACCGGGACAGTGTCGCGGTGAAGGTGAAGAATGCGGCGGAGGTCTACGGCCGGAAGTTCTATGTCATGTATGACATCACCGGCATGAACCCCAGCACTTGGGTGAACGCGGTCAAGCACGACTGGACGGCCAACATCGTCAATGCCATGCGCCTGACCTCGTCCTCCGCGTATGCCCGGCAGAACGGCAAGCTGGTCGTCTGCATCTGGGGCATTGGCTTCACCGACCGTCCCGGCACGGCCGCCGAGGCCACGGACATCATCAACTGGTTCAAGGGCCAGGGCATCTATGTCATTGGCGGCGTGCCCACGTACTGGCGCACGGGCACCAATGATTCGAGGACGGGTTTCGAGAACGTCTACCGTTCCTTGGACATGATCTCCCCGTGGTTCGTCGGCCGCTTTGGAGGGGCCGAGGGGGCGGATCACTACCTGGCCAACCAGTGGCAGCCGGACTATGCCTACACGCAGCAGTATGGCATTGCCTATCAGGCGGTCATCTGGCCGGGGTTCTCCTGGGCCAACCTGCAAGGGGGGCCCCGCAACCAGATCCCCAGGCTCCACGGCGACTTCATGTGGCGGCAGGCCTATAACCTCAAGAGCGTGGGCATCTCGACTGGCTACGTGGCCATGTTTGACGAGTATGACGAGGGGACGGCCATCGCCAAGGGGGCGGAGAACAGCTCGATGGTTCCGACCAATCAATACTTCCTCACCCTGGACGCGGATGGTGTCGCGGTGTCCTCGGACTTCTATTTGCGGCTGGCGGGTGACATCAACCGGCTGTTCAAGGGACAGATCCCCCTGACGGTCAACCATCCCACGAGCCATCAATAG
- a CDS encoding DUF4388 domain-containing protein, with translation MAHVVPPRPKATPRISGEAVALDLERPLAAGLSPLRPLSAHFHAPEGMILLREPPDLIGYFAGNLGSLFMEDVFSYVLSGIRSGQLIIQHGSLRRTVSFRDGQVVFATSTERYERLGAVIVQLGLITSEQLTHAIGLVTPSRRLGQVLVTEGTVSESNLYNAMTFLVREVVLNLFEMMEGNFLFLETQPPVADIVKLPERTRDLVIQGIKRGEATNRMRRLYPEDTRVVAGALAVPPGEEALFARVRHGVTLKELRPAYEGSIHAFLTWVEDRLRTGELIVEPLPETSSPLRSFDWGPAPETLGPEDRYNLLLSLVYRALQEVGRDVGMLSSFLDAPPSGLEDAYAGVTLDEDGRVDVALIRNNVASGDEALSRALTLEALDAFVSYALFTAQNALPPDIAGQLSLTYRALQEGLT, from the coding sequence GTGGCGCACGTGGTTCCTCCACGTCCCAAGGCCACTCCTCGCATCTCCGGTGAAGCGGTTGCTCTGGACCTAGAGCGGCCGCTCGCCGCGGGATTGTCGCCGCTTCGCCCCTTGTCCGCGCACTTCCATGCGCCCGAGGGGATGATCCTCCTCCGGGAGCCGCCCGACCTCATCGGCTACTTCGCCGGCAATCTGGGCTCGCTCTTCATGGAGGACGTGTTCTCCTACGTTCTGTCCGGCATCCGCAGCGGCCAGCTCATAATCCAGCATGGCTCGCTGCGCCGCACGGTGTCGTTCCGCGATGGGCAGGTTGTCTTCGCCACCTCCACCGAGCGCTACGAGCGCCTGGGCGCCGTCATCGTCCAGCTGGGGCTCATCACCTCCGAGCAGCTCACGCACGCCATCGGGCTGGTGACGCCCTCGCGGCGGCTGGGCCAGGTGCTCGTCACCGAGGGGACGGTCTCCGAGTCGAACCTCTACAACGCCATGACGTTCCTGGTGCGCGAGGTGGTGCTGAACCTCTTCGAGATGATGGAGGGCAACTTCCTCTTCCTGGAGACGCAGCCGCCGGTGGCCGACATCGTGAAGTTGCCCGAGCGCACGAGGGATCTCGTCATCCAAGGCATCAAGCGGGGGGAGGCCACCAACCGGATGCGCCGCCTGTACCCGGAAGACACCCGCGTGGTGGCGGGGGCCCTGGCGGTTCCCCCTGGAGAAGAGGCCCTGTTCGCCCGGGTGCGCCATGGGGTGACGCTGAAGGAGCTCCGCCCCGCCTACGAGGGCAGCATCCACGCCTTTCTCACCTGGGTGGAGGACCGGTTGCGCACCGGAGAGCTCATTGTCGAGCCCCTGCCCGAGACCTCTTCCCCCCTCCGCTCCTTCGACTGGGGCCCCGCCCCGGAGACGCTCGGTCCCGAGGATCGCTACAACCTGCTGCTCTCGCTGGTCTACCGCGCGCTTCAAGAGGTGGGGCGGGACGTGGGCATGCTGAGCAGCTTCCTCGATGCGCCCCCCTCGGGGTTGGAGGATGCGTACGCGGGCGTCACCTTGGACGAAGACGGGCGGGTGGATGTGGCGCTCATCCGCAACAATGTGGCCTCGGGGGACGAGGCGCTCTCTCGCGCGTTGACGCTGGAGGCGCTCGATGCGTTCGTCTCCTATGCACTCTTCACCGCGCAGAACGCGCTGCCCCCCGACATCGCGGGCCAGCTGTCCCTGACCTACCGGGCCCTTCAGGAGGGATTGACGTGA
- a CDS encoding leucyl aminopeptidase, translating to MNFSFASGDAVRAGGALLVIPLFDGDLGDTLPSALASAEKALEGKLRTAAAQEGFKAKADQSVSIHTLGRLESDRVLLLGLGPRAKFTPEVLRLAAGRAAKAAQKLKVADFTFALPSTEQPEWAVRATVEGLLLGTYRFDRYKSASKEEKSPPRATSVRLVLPEGAQKGPALEQALELGRRVAEATNWARDLVNEPANVVNPERLAQAAQEVAKEVGLKATIGGQRDIERLDMGMFLAVARGSVNEPRLIHVVYTPKNPKDAKRPPLALVGKAITFDSGGLSLKPSDSMVDMKTDMAGSAAVLGAMKVIGALKPPFPVHAFIGACENMPSGDAYRPGDILTSRLGKTVEVTNTDAEGRLVLGDILTWACEHKPSAIIDLATLTGACVVALGNYIVGAFGEHDATVEAVLEAARSAGEEFWRMPVTDLQKDALRSEVADMKNSGERWGGAINAALFLREFVGTTPWVHLDIAGPSQSPKERGYFNKGATGVGVRSLVEYVRQRTAEAANAPEEEAAAPVKPSKGAKAGKGKAPRA from the coding sequence ATGAACTTCAGCTTTGCCTCCGGCGACGCCGTGCGGGCCGGCGGCGCCCTGCTCGTCATTCCTCTGTTCGACGGCGATCTCGGAGACACCCTCCCCTCCGCGTTGGCTTCCGCCGAGAAGGCCCTGGAAGGCAAGCTGAGAACCGCCGCCGCCCAGGAGGGCTTCAAGGCCAAGGCGGATCAGAGTGTCTCCATCCACACGCTGGGCCGCCTCGAGTCCGATCGCGTGCTGCTCCTGGGCCTCGGCCCCCGCGCGAAGTTTACCCCCGAGGTGCTGCGCCTGGCCGCGGGCCGTGCCGCCAAGGCGGCCCAGAAGCTGAAGGTGGCGGACTTCACCTTCGCCCTGCCCAGCACGGAGCAGCCCGAGTGGGCCGTGCGGGCCACCGTCGAGGGGCTGCTCCTGGGCACCTACCGGTTCGATCGCTACAAGAGTGCCTCCAAGGAGGAGAAGTCCCCGCCCCGGGCCACCTCGGTGCGGCTCGTGCTGCCGGAGGGCGCACAGAAGGGCCCCGCGTTGGAGCAAGCGCTGGAGTTGGGCCGGCGCGTGGCCGAGGCCACCAACTGGGCCAGAGACCTGGTCAACGAGCCGGCCAACGTGGTGAACCCCGAGCGCCTGGCCCAGGCCGCCCAGGAGGTGGCGAAGGAAGTGGGCCTCAAAGCCACCATCGGAGGCCAGCGCGACATCGAGCGCCTGGACATGGGCATGTTCCTGGCCGTGGCCCGGGGCAGCGTGAACGAGCCCCGGCTGATTCACGTGGTCTACACGCCGAAGAACCCCAAGGACGCCAAGCGGCCCCCCCTGGCGCTGGTGGGCAAGGCCATCACGTTCGACTCCGGAGGCCTGTCGCTCAAGCCCTCGGACTCGATGGTGGACATGAAGACGGACATGGCCGGCTCGGCGGCGGTGCTGGGGGCCATGAAGGTGATTGGCGCGCTCAAGCCGCCCTTCCCCGTGCACGCCTTCATCGGCGCGTGCGAGAACATGCCCTCGGGCGATGCGTACCGCCCGGGAGACATCCTCACCTCGCGCCTGGGCAAGACGGTGGAGGTCACCAACACGGACGCCGAGGGGCGGCTCGTGCTGGGGGACATCCTCACCTGGGCCTGCGAGCACAAGCCCTCGGCGATCATCGATCTGGCCACGCTGACGGGCGCCTGCGTGGTGGCCCTGGGCAATTACATCGTGGGCGCGTTTGGTGAGCACGACGCCACGGTGGAGGCGGTGCTGGAGGCGGCCCGCTCGGCGGGCGAGGAGTTCTGGCGGATGCCGGTCACGGATCTCCAGAAGGACGCGCTGCGCTCCGAGGTGGCGGACATGAAGAACTCCGGCGAGCGCTGGGGCGGCGCCATCAACGCGGCCCTGTTCCTGCGCGAGTTCGTGGGCACCACGCCGTGGGTGCACCTGGACATCGCAGGCCCCTCGCAGAGCCCCAAGGAGCGCGGTTACTTCAACAAGGGCGCCACGGGCGTCGGCGTGCGCTCCCTGGTGGAGTACGTGCGGCAGCGCACCGCCGAGGCCGCCAACGCGCCGGAGGAAGAAGCCGCCGCGCCGGTCAAGCCCTCCAAGGGCGCAAAGGCGGGCAAGGGCAAAGCGCCGCGCGCCTGA
- a CDS encoding zinc-dependent alcohol dehydrogenase: MKGLVFDLSLSKYVLAKGLGGLYPKLHYGPGSGLSLRELPSPVPPGPEWVRLRPRLAGLCGSDIATLFFKVSLQLEPFNSFPAVLGHEILATLEDGCPGIEAGQRVAVDPMLPCRLRGITPACKPCAAGMENGCERTADGCLAPGQMLGYQRDLPGGMGTEMVSHPSQLHPVPPGIPDKAAVLVEPLAVGLHAVLKVPWKTGDRVLVIGGGPVAFAVLWAIRALGYRHHVTLLVTEDYQRKLAVLLGADETLLVQEDAAEAEEVARLTGARLYKPLLGPPTLTGGFEVTLDCIGSAASVQDSLRYTRALGKVVLVGAAGLLNGVDWTMVWRNELMVLGSYAYGTEHFRGERKHTFDLVLELLSRREGPDPSVLVTHVFPLSRYQEAIEANLERRRWQSVKTAFDLTVNA, from the coding sequence GTGAAAGGCCTCGTTTTCGATCTCTCCCTTTCCAAGTATGTCCTCGCCAAGGGATTGGGGGGACTGTATCCCAAGCTCCACTATGGGCCGGGAAGCGGTCTTTCCCTGAGAGAGCTGCCCTCCCCGGTCCCCCCCGGTCCAGAGTGGGTCCGTCTGAGGCCACGGCTGGCCGGTCTCTGTGGCTCGGACATCGCGACGCTCTTCTTCAAGGTCAGCCTCCAGCTGGAGCCCTTCAACAGTTTCCCGGCCGTGCTGGGCCACGAGATCCTCGCCACGCTGGAGGACGGCTGCCCGGGAATCGAGGCCGGGCAGCGCGTCGCCGTGGATCCCATGCTCCCCTGCCGCCTGAGGGGCATCACCCCTGCGTGCAAGCCGTGCGCGGCCGGGATGGAGAACGGGTGCGAGCGCACCGCGGACGGCTGCCTCGCGCCCGGTCAGATGCTCGGCTACCAACGGGATCTGCCGGGGGGAATGGGCACGGAGATGGTGAGCCACCCCTCCCAGCTCCACCCGGTGCCCCCGGGCATCCCGGACAAGGCCGCGGTGCTGGTGGAGCCGCTGGCGGTGGGCCTCCATGCCGTCCTCAAGGTGCCCTGGAAAACCGGGGATCGGGTGCTCGTCATCGGGGGAGGCCCCGTGGCCTTCGCCGTGCTCTGGGCAATCCGAGCGCTCGGGTACCGCCACCACGTGACGCTGCTGGTGACGGAGGACTACCAGCGGAAGCTCGCCGTGCTGCTCGGCGCGGACGAGACCCTGCTCGTGCAAGAAGATGCGGCCGAAGCCGAGGAGGTCGCCCGGCTGACCGGGGCGCGCCTGTACAAGCCCCTCCTCGGGCCCCCCACGCTCACGGGAGGCTTCGAGGTCACCCTCGACTGTATTGGCAGCGCCGCCTCCGTCCAGGACTCCCTGCGCTACACCCGGGCGTTGGGAAAGGTGGTGCTGGTCGGGGCCGCGGGGCTCCTGAACGGGGTGGATTGGACCATGGTGTGGCGTAATGAACTGATGGTGCTTGGCTCCTACGCCTACGGAACGGAACATTTCCGGGGCGAGCGCAAGCACACCTTCGATCTGGTACTGGAGTTGCTTTCCCGGCGGGAGGGGCCGGACCCCTCCGTGCTCGTCACCCACGTCTTTCCGCTTTCGCGATACCAGGAAGCCATCGAGGCGAACCTGGAGCGAAGGCGCTGGCAGTCCGTGAAGACCGCTTTCGACCTGACGGTGAACGCATGA
- the pyrF gene encoding orotidine-5'-phosphate decarboxylase — protein MTEGSPARERLALAVDLPLDQGLALYAQVAPFMGYAKVGLSLFVEHGPAAVTAFQKLGGRVFLDLKLHDIPNTVELAATRAGALGVALLTVHAAGGEAMLKAAVRGAREGARSQGHPPPRVLAVTVLTSLSAEDVTAVGLTGAPEAAAQRLAQLAVRAGVDGLVCSPREAEGLRRLLGPSPLLCTPGIRPAGAELGDQARAETPAFAVRAGADVLVVGRPVHAAADPVAAARAIATEVSFG, from the coding sequence GTGACCGAGGGTTCTCCCGCCCGCGAGCGCCTCGCCCTCGCGGTGGATTTGCCGTTGGACCAGGGGCTCGCCCTCTATGCACAGGTGGCGCCCTTCATGGGCTACGCCAAGGTGGGGCTCTCGCTGTTCGTCGAGCACGGGCCCGCGGCGGTGACCGCCTTCCAGAAGCTGGGGGGCCGGGTGTTCCTCGACTTGAAGCTGCACGACATCCCCAACACCGTGGAACTGGCGGCCACGCGCGCCGGGGCCCTGGGGGTGGCACTGCTCACCGTTCACGCGGCGGGAGGCGAGGCCATGCTGAAGGCCGCCGTGCGGGGTGCGCGCGAGGGGGCTCGGAGCCAGGGTCACCCTCCGCCCCGCGTGCTCGCGGTGACGGTGCTGACGTCCCTCTCGGCCGAGGATGTGACGGCCGTGGGCCTCACCGGCGCCCCGGAAGCGGCGGCGCAGCGGCTGGCCCAACTGGCGGTCCGCGCCGGGGTCGATGGACTGGTGTGCTCGCCCCGGGAGGCCGAGGGGCTTCGCCGCTTGCTGGGCCCCTCGCCCCTTCTGTGTACGCCGGGCATCCGCCCCGCGGGCGCGGAGCTGGGCGATCAGGCCCGTGCCGAGACACCGGCCTTCGCGGTGCGCGCGGGGGCGGATGTGTTGGTGGTTGGCCGGCCGGTGCACGCCGCCGCGGATCCGGTGGCCGCCGCCCGGGCCATCGCCACGGAAGTTTCCTTCGGTTGA